A single region of the Gorilla gorilla gorilla isolate KB3781 chromosome 1, NHGRI_mGorGor1-v2.1_pri, whole genome shotgun sequence genome encodes:
- the LRRC39 gene encoding leucine-rich repeat-containing protein 39 isoform X2, translating to MTENVVCTGAVNAVKEVWEKRIKKLNEDLKQEKEFQHKLVRIWEERVSLTKLREKVTREDGRVILKIEKEEWKTLPSSLLKLNQLQEWQLHRTGLLKIPEFIGRFQNLIVLDLSRNTISEIPPGIGLLTRLQELILSYNKIKTVPKELSNCASLEKLELAVNRDICDLPQELSNLLKLTHLDLSMNHFTTIPLAVLNMPALEWLDMGSNKLEQLPDTIERMQNLHTLWLQRNEITCLPQTISNMKNLGTLVLSNNKLQDIPVCMEEMANLRFVNFRDNPLKLEVSLPPSEGTDEEEERELFGLQFMHTYIQESRRRAALQFCVCHGQILTIYTCMALEI from the exons ATGACAGAAAATGTGGTTTGTACTGGGGCTGTCAATGCTGTAAAGGAAGtttgggaaaaaagaataaagaaactcAATGAAGACCTGAAGCAAGAGAAGGAATTTCAACACAA GCTAGTGCGGATCTGGGAAGAACGAGTAAGCTTAACCAAGCTAAGAGAAAAGGTCACCAGGGAAGATGGAAGAGTCATTTTGAAGATAGAAAAAGAGGAATGGAAG ACCCTCCCTTCTTCTCTGCTGAAACTGAATCAACTACAGGAATGGCAACTTCATAGAACTGGTTTGCTGAAAATTCCTGAATTCATTGGAAGATTCCAGAACCTCATTGTGTTAGATTTATCTCGAAACACAATTTCAGAGATACCTCCAGGGATTG gaCTGCTTACTAGACTTCAGGAACTGATTCTCAGCTACAACAAAATCAAGACTGTCCCCAAGGAACTAAGTAATTGTGCCAGCTTGGAGAAACTAGAACTGGCTGTTAACAGAGATATATGTGATCTTCCACAAGAG CTCAGCAATCTGCTAAAACTTACTCACCTTGATCTGAGTATGAACCATTTTACTACAATCCCTCTTGCTGTGTTGAACATGCCTGCCCTTGAGTGGCTGGACATGGGAAGCAACAAACTTGAACAACTTCCTGATACTATAGAAAG AATGCAAAATCTACATACGTTATGGCTGCAACGAAATGAAATAACATGCTTGCCTCAAACAATCAGCAATATGAAAAATCTGGGTACTCTTGTTCTCAGCAACAATAAACTGCAAGATATTCCAGTATGCATGGAAGAAATGGCAAATCTGAG GTTTGTCAACTTCAGAGACAACCCACTGAAACTGGAAGTATCACTTCCTCCCAGTGAAGGCACAGATGAAGAAGAGGAACGGGAATTATTTGGCCTTCAgtttatgcacacatacatacaagagTCACGGAGAAGAGCAG cTCTTCAGTTTTGTGTTTGTCATGGACAGATTCTgacaatatatacatgtatggcTCTGGAAATTTGA
- the LRRC39 gene encoding leucine-rich repeat-containing protein 39 isoform X1, whose amino-acid sequence MTENVVCTGAVNAVKEVWEKRIKKLNEDLKQEKEFQHKLVRIWEERVSLTKLREKVTREDGRVILKIEKEEWKTLPSSLLKLNQLQEWQLHRTGLLKIPEFIGRFQNLIVLDLSRNTISEIPPGIGLLTRLQELILSYNKIKTVPKELSNCASLEKLELAVNRDICDLPQELSNLLKLTHLDLSMNHFTTIPLAVLNMPALEWLDMGSNKLEQLPDTIERMQNLHTLWLQRNEITCLPQTISNMKNLGTLVLSNNKLQDIPVCMEEMANLRFVNFRDNPLKLEVSLPPSEGTDEEEERELFGLQFMHTYIQESRRRADHQVNGSTTLPISINTDG is encoded by the exons ATGACAGAAAATGTGGTTTGTACTGGGGCTGTCAATGCTGTAAAGGAAGtttgggaaaaaagaataaagaaactcAATGAAGACCTGAAGCAAGAGAAGGAATTTCAACACAA GCTAGTGCGGATCTGGGAAGAACGAGTAAGCTTAACCAAGCTAAGAGAAAAGGTCACCAGGGAAGATGGAAGAGTCATTTTGAAGATAGAAAAAGAGGAATGGAAG ACCCTCCCTTCTTCTCTGCTGAAACTGAATCAACTACAGGAATGGCAACTTCATAGAACTGGTTTGCTGAAAATTCCTGAATTCATTGGAAGATTCCAGAACCTCATTGTGTTAGATTTATCTCGAAACACAATTTCAGAGATACCTCCAGGGATTG gaCTGCTTACTAGACTTCAGGAACTGATTCTCAGCTACAACAAAATCAAGACTGTCCCCAAGGAACTAAGTAATTGTGCCAGCTTGGAGAAACTAGAACTGGCTGTTAACAGAGATATATGTGATCTTCCACAAGAG CTCAGCAATCTGCTAAAACTTACTCACCTTGATCTGAGTATGAACCATTTTACTACAATCCCTCTTGCTGTGTTGAACATGCCTGCCCTTGAGTGGCTGGACATGGGAAGCAACAAACTTGAACAACTTCCTGATACTATAGAAAG AATGCAAAATCTACATACGTTATGGCTGCAACGAAATGAAATAACATGCTTGCCTCAAACAATCAGCAATATGAAAAATCTGGGTACTCTTGTTCTCAGCAACAATAAACTGCAAGATATTCCAGTATGCATGGAAGAAATGGCAAATCTGAG GTTTGTCAACTTCAGAGACAACCCACTGAAACTGGAAGTATCACTTCCTCCCAGTGAAGGCACAGATGAAGAAGAGGAACGGGAATTATTTGGCCTTCAgtttatgcacacatacatacaagagTCACGGAGAAGAGCAG ATCACCAAGTCAACGGTTCAACTACTTTACCAATCTCCATAAATACGGATGGATAA